One genomic region from Curtobacterium sp. 9128 encodes:
- a CDS encoding LacI family DNA-binding transcriptional regulator, which yields MAGPPRLTDATEPVPAPGGRATIIDVAAAAGVSRQTVTRAMNGMSGISAATKERVLAVAEQLHYRPSRFGRGLVTGGDHQLGLVVNDLRNPYTPQLAASVFQLAAEQGWNVMLADVDLASDPDRMVTALGAQTDVVIGYFGSRRERWNDLLGSVPMVELDPSSDPPTAAVWIDPADGIEVLADHLVATGVRHPVVLDNSSPDDTSVRGVLMLDALRRRGYLPEVVHAPHGTAECGAEETVRILGRKRRLDAIIAFNDVMALGVLQACRRAGVDVPGDVRVVGVDGLPLGGLVSPTLTTLAVDLDAVAREALELALGMLAGDLPRSGAAVQRSVRHRLLLRESA from the coding sequence ATGGCTGGACCTCCGCGACTGACCGACGCCACCGAACCGGTCCCAGCACCCGGCGGCCGCGCGACGATCATCGACGTCGCCGCGGCCGCCGGGGTGTCCCGACAGACGGTCACGCGGGCGATGAACGGCATGTCCGGGATCAGCGCGGCGACCAAGGAGCGGGTGCTCGCGGTCGCGGAGCAGCTCCACTACCGGCCGTCCCGCTTCGGCCGCGGGCTCGTCACGGGTGGGGACCACCAGCTCGGTCTCGTGGTGAACGACCTCAGGAACCCGTACACACCGCAGCTCGCCGCGTCGGTGTTCCAGCTCGCCGCCGAGCAGGGGTGGAACGTCATGCTCGCCGACGTCGACCTGGCGAGCGACCCCGACCGCATGGTGACGGCGCTCGGCGCGCAGACGGACGTGGTCATCGGGTACTTCGGCTCCCGTCGCGAGCGCTGGAACGACCTGCTCGGATCGGTCCCGATGGTCGAGCTGGACCCCTCGTCCGACCCGCCGACCGCCGCGGTGTGGATCGACCCCGCCGACGGGATCGAGGTGCTCGCCGACCACCTCGTCGCGACCGGGGTGCGCCATCCCGTGGTGCTCGACAACTCCTCGCCGGACGACACGAGTGTCCGCGGCGTGCTCATGCTGGACGCCCTGCGTCGACGCGGCTACCTGCCGGAGGTCGTCCACGCACCGCACGGCACGGCCGAGTGCGGGGCGGAGGAGACCGTGCGCATCCTCGGTCGGAAGCGCCGACTCGACGCGATCATCGCCTTCAACGACGTGATGGCCCTCGGCGTACTGCAGGCGTGCCGCCGTGCGGGCGTCGACGTCCCCGGTGACGTCCGCGTGGTCGGTGTGGACGGGCTCCCGCTCGGCGGGCTCGTGTCCCCGACGCTCACGACGCTCGCGGTCGACCTCGACGCGGTCGCGCGCGAGGCGCTCGAGCTCGCCCTCGGCATGCTCGCCGGTGACCTGCCGCGCTCCGGTGCCGCGGTGCAGCGCAGCGTGCGCCACCGGTTGCTGCTCCGCGAGTCGGCGTAG
- a CDS encoding aldo/keto reductase — protein sequence MSAQTATTTGTPTAATNDTPGWAVLGPGGIARRFLSQLSASEAGGTLVAAGSSSVERAQAFADEAVEHGFADVTAATYDEVLADPRVDAVYVSTVHTGHARLVLAALAAGKAVLCEKPLAPNHGTAMALADAARQAGLPLVEAYMYRFHPQTAALLELVRQRAIGDVTHIDASFAFRAGSRSGRLFDVDTAGGGILDVGGYPVTMAAAIVQAATGVAVAEPTELTATGTLGPTGVDEWTTAQLTYRGGITADVRTGVRVQDDNAVTIHGTSGKITLTDPWTLGEDQTIEIRTVDEDPRTLSFGGAKPYALEADATTAALAAGRVGASEYTLDESLATARTLDKWRAAIGLRYPFEAETADIPTVSGRPLTVQADNPMQYGEIPGVGKRLSRLVMGVDNQPDLAHASAIFDLFVEQGGNVFDTGYIYGGGVLEGRLGKWIQNRGIREDVVVITKGAHTPYCDPESLSRQLLESLERQGTDYADIYMMHRDNEDIPVGEFVDVLDEHRRAGRIRVYGGSNWSLARFDEANAYARANGKHEFEVLSNHFGLAEAYDVPWAGCRHATDAASKEWLAERQVPLLPWSSQARGFFTGRATPEDTSDAELVRCYYSDENFERLRRARELGEQFGVPATAIALAYVLNQPFPTFPLFGPRTIAEARSSMTGLSVDLTPEQVAWLDLRD from the coding sequence ATGTCAGCGCAGACCGCGACCACCACCGGCACCCCGACCGCAGCGACGAACGACACCCCCGGCTGGGCGGTCCTCGGCCCTGGCGGCATCGCCCGCCGGTTCCTCTCCCAGCTGTCGGCGAGCGAGGCGGGCGGCACACTCGTCGCGGCCGGCAGCTCCTCTGTCGAGCGGGCGCAGGCGTTCGCGGACGAGGCCGTCGAGCACGGCTTCGCGGACGTCACCGCGGCGACGTACGACGAGGTCCTCGCCGACCCGCGCGTGGACGCCGTCTACGTCTCCACCGTGCACACCGGGCACGCCCGGCTCGTCCTCGCAGCGCTCGCCGCGGGCAAGGCCGTCCTCTGCGAGAAGCCCCTCGCGCCGAACCACGGCACCGCGATGGCGCTCGCCGACGCCGCCCGTCAGGCCGGGCTGCCGCTGGTGGAGGCGTACATGTACCGCTTCCACCCGCAGACCGCCGCACTCCTCGAGCTGGTCCGGCAGCGGGCGATCGGCGATGTCACGCACATCGACGCGTCGTTCGCGTTCCGCGCGGGGTCCCGCAGCGGCCGGCTGTTCGACGTCGACACCGCCGGTGGCGGCATCCTCGACGTCGGCGGCTACCCGGTGACGATGGCCGCCGCGATCGTGCAGGCCGCGACCGGTGTGGCCGTCGCCGAGCCGACCGAGCTCACCGCGACGGGGACGCTCGGCCCGACCGGGGTCGACGAGTGGACCACCGCGCAGCTCACCTACCGCGGCGGCATCACCGCCGACGTCCGCACCGGCGTCCGCGTGCAGGACGACAACGCGGTGACGATCCACGGCACGAGCGGGAAGATCACGCTGACCGACCCGTGGACCCTCGGCGAGGACCAGACGATCGAGATCCGCACCGTCGACGAGGACCCCAGGACCCTGTCGTTCGGCGGCGCGAAGCCGTACGCGCTCGAGGCCGACGCGACCACCGCTGCCCTGGCCGCCGGCCGCGTCGGTGCCTCCGAGTACACGCTCGACGAGTCCCTCGCCACCGCCAGGACCCTCGACAAGTGGCGCGCGGCGATCGGCCTGCGCTACCCGTTCGAGGCCGAGACCGCCGACATCCCCACCGTGAGCGGCCGCCCGCTGACGGTGCAGGCGGACAACCCGATGCAGTACGGCGAGATCCCCGGCGTCGGCAAGCGCCTGTCTCGTCTGGTGATGGGAGTCGACAACCAGCCGGACCTGGCACACGCCAGCGCGATCTTCGACCTCTTCGTCGAGCAGGGCGGCAACGTCTTCGACACCGGGTACATCTACGGCGGGGGCGTGCTCGAGGGCCGACTCGGCAAGTGGATCCAGAACCGGGGGATCCGCGAGGACGTGGTCGTCATCACGAAGGGAGCGCACACGCCGTACTGCGACCCCGAGTCCCTCAGCCGACAGCTGCTCGAGAGCCTCGAACGCCAGGGCACCGACTACGCGGACATCTACATGATGCACCGCGACAACGAGGACATCCCCGTGGGGGAGTTCGTGGACGTCCTCGACGAGCACCGTCGCGCCGGCCGCATCCGCGTGTACGGCGGCTCGAACTGGAGCCTCGCGCGCTTCGACGAAGCGAACGCCTACGCCCGCGCGAACGGCAAGCACGAGTTCGAGGTCCTCAGCAACCACTTCGGGCTCGCCGAGGCGTACGACGTGCCGTGGGCCGGCTGCCGCCACGCGACCGATGCCGCGTCGAAGGAGTGGCTGGCGGAGCGCCAGGTGCCCCTGCTGCCGTGGTCGTCCCAGGCCCGTGGGTTCTTCACCGGACGCGCGACGCCCGAGGACACCAGCGACGCCGAGCTCGTGCGCTGCTACTACTCGGACGAGAACTTCGAGCGACTGCGCCGCGCCCGCGAGCTCGGCGAGCAGTTCGGGGTCCCGGCGACCGCGATCGCGCTCGCGTACGTCCTGAACCAGCCGTTCCCGACGTTCCCGCTCTTCGGACCGCGTACGATCGCGGAAGCCCGGTCGTCCATGACCGGCCTCTCCGTCGACCTCACTCCCGAACAGGTGGCATGGCTGGACCTCCGCGACTGA
- a CDS encoding extracellular solute-binding protein, translating into MTAAPSISLSRRGFLAGAGALGAAALLAGCSTGTSISKDPDELVLWYWNRSLDPKFLKQAAAGIDGHRPMRLRPDLIGGASYDTKFRTALAGNAFIPDVLMVNSNCWLYFPDEELFTDFDDHGGAAKKSEYYDWKRALGTTPSGRQCFWPVDTGPTAFFYRQDVLAKAGLPTDPDEVSASISTWDDFRTFGSTLRKKADVATVITANQLFNQYVYASPTRYFDRDDQPVFEQDDSSIRKAWENAVACAKSGVTGNLQSGTDQNAGWVSGRVAGQIEGAWWTQVIHDTAPDSSGQWRMARQPERPGNSGGSFLAVPKTSKDPAAAAAFAQWITSPEVQSHTYNDIQLFPSTPGSFDNGLMRKPGDFFGDQDPLSFFSDTAMDVPVTYISNNERFIGAFATEITNVEAAGKDPDRAWQDAVDQTNRVLEKRGVTA; encoded by the coding sequence GTGACAGCAGCACCATCGATCAGTCTCAGCCGGCGGGGCTTCCTCGCCGGCGCCGGCGCACTCGGCGCCGCAGCGCTCCTTGCCGGGTGCTCCACCGGCACCTCCATCTCGAAGGACCCCGACGAGCTCGTCCTCTGGTACTGGAACCGGTCGCTCGACCCGAAGTTCCTGAAGCAGGCGGCCGCGGGCATCGACGGGCACCGCCCGATGCGCCTCCGCCCCGACCTCATCGGCGGCGCGTCCTACGACACGAAGTTCCGGACGGCGCTGGCGGGCAACGCGTTCATCCCCGACGTGCTCATGGTGAACTCGAACTGCTGGCTGTACTTCCCCGACGAGGAACTGTTCACGGACTTCGACGACCACGGCGGCGCGGCGAAGAAGTCCGAGTACTACGACTGGAAGCGCGCACTCGGCACCACCCCGAGCGGACGGCAGTGCTTCTGGCCCGTCGACACCGGACCGACCGCGTTCTTCTACCGGCAGGACGTCCTCGCGAAGGCCGGCCTGCCGACCGACCCGGACGAGGTGTCGGCGTCGATCAGCACGTGGGACGACTTCCGGACGTTCGGGTCGACCCTCCGGAAGAAGGCCGACGTGGCCACGGTCATCACGGCCAACCAGCTCTTCAACCAGTACGTGTACGCCAGCCCCACCCGGTACTTCGACCGTGACGACCAGCCCGTCTTCGAGCAGGACGACAGCAGCATCCGGAAGGCGTGGGAGAACGCCGTCGCGTGCGCGAAGTCCGGCGTGACCGGGAACCTGCAGTCCGGCACCGACCAGAACGCCGGATGGGTGTCCGGCCGCGTGGCGGGGCAGATCGAGGGCGCGTGGTGGACCCAGGTGATCCACGACACCGCACCGGACTCCTCCGGGCAGTGGCGGATGGCCAGGCAGCCCGAACGCCCCGGCAACAGCGGCGGCTCGTTCCTGGCCGTCCCGAAGACGTCGAAGGACCCAGCGGCCGCGGCGGCCTTCGCGCAGTGGATCACCTCCCCCGAGGTGCAGTCGCACACCTACAACGACATCCAGCTCTTCCCGTCCACGCCCGGTTCGTTCGACAACGGCCTGATGCGGAAGCCGGGTGACTTCTTCGGCGACCAGGACCCGCTGTCGTTCTTCAGCGACACCGCGATGGACGTCCCGGTCACCTACATCTCGAACAACGAGCGCTTCATCGGCGCCTTCGCGACCGAGATCACCAACGTCGAGGCAGCGGGCAAGGACCCGGACCGGGCCTGGCAGGACGCCGTCGACCAGACGAACCGGGTCCTCGAGAAGCGCGGGGTCACGGCATGA
- a CDS encoding sugar ABC transporter permease, whose translation MSTKQAPPTTSIPAVVGTPTASITTAATGKRFGLRRFWPQYVAIAPFYVLFLVFGLFPIVFSIVLSFTDWDGIGSPTWVGFAQYQYLLGDPRFWNAVGNTFLIWIMSTLPMLFLALVLAFLLHGNIRAKGFYRVAFFIPNVTSMVAMAIVFGSVFSDGFGLVNAAMRALGADPVGWLSSYWGIKVTISVMVIWRWTGYNAIIYLAGLQSIPTELYDAAKVDGANTWQIFSRITVPMLRPVILFTLITSTIGGLGLFTEPQILFNGGAVGGPDEAGMTIVLYQYEQAFNQFDFGYGSAIAWVLFIFSVVFAIINWRLLSERDGLKTPRRLRTARTVIVRTAKKGVDA comes from the coding sequence ATGAGCACCAAGCAGGCACCGCCCACGACGAGCATCCCCGCCGTCGTCGGGACGCCCACCGCGTCGATCACGACCGCGGCCACCGGCAAGCGCTTCGGCCTCCGTCGGTTCTGGCCGCAGTACGTCGCGATCGCCCCCTTCTACGTCCTGTTCCTGGTGTTCGGGCTGTTCCCGATCGTGTTCTCGATCGTGCTGTCCTTCACCGACTGGGACGGCATCGGCAGCCCCACGTGGGTCGGCTTCGCGCAGTACCAGTACCTGCTCGGCGACCCGCGGTTCTGGAACGCTGTCGGGAACACGTTCCTCATCTGGATCATGTCGACGCTCCCGATGCTCTTCCTCGCACTCGTGCTCGCGTTCCTGCTGCACGGCAACATCCGGGCCAAGGGCTTCTACCGGGTGGCGTTCTTCATCCCGAACGTCACGAGCATGGTCGCGATGGCGATCGTGTTCGGCTCCGTCTTCTCGGACGGGTTCGGACTCGTGAACGCCGCGATGCGTGCACTCGGCGCCGACCCCGTCGGGTGGCTGTCGTCGTACTGGGGCATCAAGGTCACGATCTCCGTCATGGTGATCTGGCGCTGGACCGGGTACAACGCGATCATCTACCTCGCCGGGCTGCAGTCGATCCCCACCGAGCTGTACGACGCCGCCAAGGTCGACGGTGCGAACACGTGGCAGATCTTCTCGAGGATCACCGTCCCGATGCTCCGGCCGGTCATCCTCTTCACCCTGATCACGTCGACCATCGGCGGGCTCGGGCTCTTCACGGAGCCGCAGATCCTGTTCAACGGCGGCGCGGTCGGTGGTCCGGACGAGGCCGGCATGACGATCGTGCTGTACCAGTACGAGCAGGCGTTCAACCAGTTCGACTTCGGGTACGGCTCGGCGATCGCCTGGGTTCTGTTCATCTTCTCCGTGGTGTTCGCGATCATCAACTGGCGTCTGCTCAGTGAACGCGACGGCCTCAAGACACCCAGGCGGCTGCGCACGGCGCGCACCGTCATCGTCCGCACCGCGAAGAAGGGCGTCGACGCATGA
- a CDS encoding carbohydrate ABC transporter permease → MTTTETTTTNTAAALGRPGAAESDHRHGFRRGWIGTLVTHVCLVVGVLLSIFPFYWLLVMSTSTNAEIFGYPPSLWFGDNAFANIASVFGSVDMLRALLNTVIVAGGTAVLVMLFDSLAAFAFAKYEFPFKRALFTVMLATFLVPGSLSLVPSFVLMAKLGWIGGLQALIIPGAANAFGIFLLRQFATTSIPNELIDSARVDGAGFFRTWWSVGVPMLRGGLAFLGIFTFITAWNDYVWPLIVLIDPKGQTLQVALAGLSSVNATDLGAVMAGAVISVFPLIGVFIIGSRHFIANIAAGALKG, encoded by the coding sequence ATGACCACCACCGAGACCACGACCACGAACACCGCCGCTGCGCTCGGTCGCCCCGGTGCCGCCGAGTCCGACCACCGCCACGGGTTCCGCCGAGGCTGGATCGGGACGCTCGTCACGCACGTGTGCCTGGTCGTCGGGGTCCTGCTGTCGATCTTCCCGTTCTACTGGCTGCTCGTGATGTCGACGTCGACGAACGCGGAGATCTTCGGGTACCCGCCGTCGCTGTGGTTCGGCGACAACGCGTTCGCGAACATCGCGAGCGTGTTCGGCAGCGTCGACATGCTCCGGGCACTCCTCAACACGGTGATCGTGGCCGGCGGCACGGCGGTCCTCGTCATGCTGTTCGACTCGCTGGCAGCGTTCGCGTTCGCGAAGTACGAGTTCCCGTTCAAGCGCGCACTGTTCACGGTGATGCTCGCCACCTTCCTGGTGCCGGGGAGCCTGTCCCTCGTCCCGAGCTTCGTGCTCATGGCGAAGCTCGGGTGGATCGGTGGGCTGCAGGCGCTCATCATCCCCGGCGCCGCGAACGCGTTCGGCATCTTCCTGCTGCGGCAGTTCGCGACGACGTCGATCCCGAACGAGCTCATCGACTCCGCCCGGGTGGACGGTGCCGGGTTCTTCCGGACGTGGTGGTCGGTCGGTGTGCCGATGCTCCGCGGTGGGCTGGCGTTCCTCGGGATCTTCACGTTCATCACCGCCTGGAACGACTACGTCTGGCCGCTCATCGTGCTGATCGACCCGAAGGGGCAGACCCTGCAGGTCGCCCTCGCCGGCCTGAGCTCGGTGAACGCGACCGACCTCGGCGCCGTGATGGCCGGCGCGGTGATCAGCGTGTTCCCGCTGATCGGGGTGTTCATCATCGGGTCGCGGCACTTCATCGCGAACATCGCGGCCGGTGCGCTGAAGGGCTGA
- a CDS encoding TetR/AcrR family transcriptional regulator → MASARDRVLDSFVAIVCEEGERTATLDAVAARAGVSKGGLLYHFGSKAALVEGLCDRLADLSAVDVDRMREAEDGPARYFVRNCQYVGSELDLALLAASRLQQAGYEEAGRTLDETENAWLATLVDALGDVPTAQAIKLMGDGLYHAASLGAASDGRPDRASVEMEPLLVVVDRLVSTKPVA, encoded by the coding sequence ATGGCAAGTGCTCGCGACCGTGTCCTCGACAGCTTCGTCGCCATCGTGTGCGAGGAAGGCGAGCGCACTGCGACCCTCGACGCCGTCGCCGCCCGCGCCGGCGTCTCGAAGGGCGGACTGCTGTACCACTTCGGCTCGAAGGCCGCGCTGGTGGAGGGCCTCTGCGACCGGCTCGCCGACCTCTCCGCCGTCGACGTCGACCGCATGCGCGAGGCCGAGGACGGCCCTGCGCGCTACTTCGTCCGCAACTGCCAGTACGTCGGCAGCGAGCTCGACCTCGCCCTGCTCGCCGCGAGCCGCCTGCAGCAGGCCGGCTACGAAGAGGCCGGCCGCACCCTCGACGAGACCGAGAACGCCTGGCTCGCGACGCTCGTGGACGCGCTCGGGGACGTCCCCACCGCGCAGGCGATCAAGCTCATGGGCGACGGGCTGTACCACGCTGCGTCCCTCGGTGCCGCGAGCGACGGCCGCCCCGACCGCGCCTCGGTCGAGATGGAGCCACTGCTCGTCGTCGTCGACCGTCTGGTGTCCACGAAGCCCGTGGCGTGA
- the ribH gene encoding 6,7-dimethyl-8-ribityllumazine synthase has product MSGAGAADRDHVDGSGIRVAIVAGQWHDTIAAGLLAGAQREVERLGADATVLPVPGSFELPVVAKAALENGFDAAVALGVIIRGGTPHFEYVSDAATSGLTRVAIETGKPVGFGVLTLDDEQQGIDRAGLPGSKEDKGAEAAHAAIATAVVLRSLRAATVPA; this is encoded by the coding sequence ATGAGCGGAGCAGGCGCGGCGGACCGCGACCACGTCGACGGCAGCGGCATCCGGGTGGCGATCGTCGCCGGGCAGTGGCACGACACGATCGCGGCGGGACTGCTCGCCGGGGCCCAGCGCGAGGTCGAGCGCCTCGGCGCCGACGCCACCGTGCTGCCCGTCCCCGGGAGCTTCGAACTGCCCGTCGTCGCGAAGGCGGCACTCGAGAACGGGTTCGACGCGGCGGTCGCCCTCGGCGTGATCATCCGCGGGGGCACGCCGCACTTCGAGTACGTGTCCGACGCGGCGACGAGCGGCCTCACCCGGGTCGCGATCGAGACCGGCAAGCCCGTCGGCTTCGGCGTGCTCACCCTCGACGACGAGCAGCAGGGCATCGACCGAGCAGGGCTGCCCGGCTCGAAGGAGGACAAGGGTGCCGAGGCGGCGCACGCCGCGATCGCGACGGCCGTGGTGCTGCGGAGCCTGCGCGCCGCGACCGTCCCCGCCTGA
- a CDS encoding riboflavin synthase, translating to MFTGIIEELGTVTAVDPQGDSVALTIRGPLVVTDAKHGDSIATSGVCLTVVEQTPETFTAFVMKQTLDMSAHGSLRVGDRVNLERAASVGDRLGGHIVQGHVDGTATVLETADGDGWRRVRFALTPELSPLVVDKGSIALDGVSLTVSAVSPETTDPADAWFEVSLIPETLTATTLGDRVPGDRVNVETDVLARHVRRMLRLDAAAQVLELEAQ from the coding sequence GTGTTCACCGGCATCATCGAGGAACTCGGCACCGTCACCGCCGTCGACCCCCAGGGCGACTCCGTCGCGCTCACGATCCGTGGCCCGCTCGTGGTCACGGATGCGAAGCACGGCGACTCCATCGCGACGAGCGGCGTCTGCCTGACCGTCGTCGAGCAGACCCCGGAGACGTTCACCGCCTTCGTCATGAAGCAGACGCTCGACATGAGCGCACACGGGTCGCTGCGGGTGGGTGACCGGGTGAACCTCGAGCGCGCGGCCTCCGTCGGCGACCGGCTCGGCGGCCACATCGTGCAGGGCCACGTCGACGGCACCGCGACGGTGCTCGAGACCGCGGACGGTGACGGATGGCGCCGCGTCCGGTTCGCCCTGACGCCGGAGCTCAGCCCGCTCGTCGTCGACAAGGGCTCGATCGCGCTCGACGGCGTCTCGCTCACCGTCAGCGCCGTCTCCCCGGAGACGACCGACCCGGCTGATGCCTGGTTCGAGGTCAGCCTGATCCCCGAGACCCTCACCGCCACGACGCTCGGTGACCGGGTCCCCGGCGACCGGGTCAACGTCGAGACCGACGTCCTCGCCCGGCACGTCCGGCGCATGCTGCGGCTCGACGCCGCCGCGCAGGTCCTCGAACTGGAGGCTCAGTGA
- a CDS encoding DUF2156 domain-containing protein, translated as MTGGGRVLDEERVAPVRARLTRAGRAVVGRVRRYPVTSVVVLLVVLTSAIGVAMRVHHAASGTAALGPLRVFAASTGFVALVLTIAGVVVLVGASERLMGSWRTAVAFVVTTVVGTGVGALSAFVDLDGRGAGPLLLGRATAFDPWTAVVGTIVTASAFAGPLWRRRIRVNALAVVAALFLYAGHASDLYAVLAAAAGWMLGELLRNTPKRTGWVRSSHRETRVLLGTVVLVSAVGPVIALVSRARVGILAPIAAVVGAGPVTPVSGCRTDGVAGECLRRLLAYHAADPWTVLLAVPPLLVLVVGGLGLFRGSRFAVWLVVAVDVVTALAAAVTYGAVPGRVERLHGSEDQFVVTLSILASIAVPLATAVVLVVLRRSFTVLPSRRRTVGFAAAVLVAAAVIVTVLLVVTDASPNRVPDPLRVVVAALGPIAPTTFWDHLPALDPALRLTLGLAGPVLWLVVAIAAIGPTGAARPDADSDEVHRDRERARALLVAGGGDTFGWMTTWRGNAYWFAADGRAGVAFRRNGGVAVTVGGPFGYPDARPAALTDFARYCDDNGWTPVFYGVDVQVAGALTAVGWATLPVAEDADFDPRTWTTSGKRKQDVRTSVNKAAREGVTATWASWDELPATTTRQIEAISEEWVAERELPEMGFTLGGIDEMRDPAVRTLVAQDAEGTVLAVTSWLPSFREGRVVGWTLDVMRRTAAAPNGVMEFLVASAAERMREDGAERLSLSAAPLASAGGPAPEGGQNLLELVGGVLEPVYGFRSLLRFKQKFGPDLHPLALAYPDPVALPAIGVAVVRAYLPDLSLRQAVALARGRG; from the coding sequence GTGACCGGCGGGGGCCGCGTCCTCGACGAGGAGCGTGTCGCGCCCGTGCGCGCCCGGCTGACCCGCGCGGGGCGCGCCGTCGTCGGTCGTGTCCGGCGGTACCCGGTCACGAGTGTCGTCGTGCTCCTCGTCGTGCTGACCTCCGCCATCGGCGTCGCGATGCGCGTCCACCACGCAGCGTCCGGCACCGCTGCGCTGGGGCCGCTCCGCGTGTTCGCCGCGTCGACCGGGTTCGTCGCCCTGGTCCTGACCATCGCCGGCGTGGTCGTCCTCGTCGGCGCCTCGGAACGCCTGATGGGCTCGTGGCGGACCGCCGTCGCGTTCGTCGTGACGACGGTGGTCGGAACCGGGGTCGGCGCACTCAGCGCCTTCGTCGACCTCGACGGCCGTGGAGCCGGTCCGCTCCTCCTCGGGCGCGCGACCGCGTTCGACCCGTGGACCGCCGTCGTCGGCACGATCGTCACCGCGAGCGCGTTCGCCGGTCCGCTGTGGCGCCGACGGATCCGCGTCAACGCCCTCGCGGTCGTCGCGGCCCTGTTCCTCTACGCCGGGCATGCCTCCGACCTGTACGCGGTGCTGGCAGCTGCAGCCGGGTGGATGCTCGGCGAGTTGCTCCGGAACACTCCGAAGCGCACCGGGTGGGTGCGGAGCTCGCACCGAGAGACGCGCGTCCTGCTCGGGACCGTCGTCCTCGTGTCCGCGGTGGGGCCGGTCATCGCGCTCGTCTCGCGCGCCCGGGTCGGGATCCTCGCGCCGATCGCCGCCGTCGTCGGGGCCGGCCCGGTCACACCGGTGTCCGGGTGCCGGACGGACGGCGTCGCGGGGGAGTGCCTCAGACGGCTCCTGGCGTACCACGCGGCTGATCCGTGGACGGTGCTGCTCGCGGTGCCGCCGCTCCTCGTCCTGGTCGTCGGCGGCCTCGGGCTGTTCCGCGGCAGCCGGTTCGCGGTGTGGCTCGTGGTGGCGGTCGACGTGGTGACCGCGCTCGCTGCGGCGGTCACGTACGGCGCGGTCCCTGGTCGGGTGGAGCGCCTGCACGGCTCGGAGGACCAGTTCGTCGTGACGCTCTCGATCCTCGCCTCCATCGCGGTCCCGCTGGCGACCGCGGTCGTCCTCGTCGTGCTCCGCCGATCGTTCACCGTGCTGCCGTCTCGTCGCCGCACCGTCGGGTTCGCCGCGGCCGTGCTCGTCGCCGCGGCGGTGATCGTCACGGTGCTGCTGGTCGTCACCGACGCGTCGCCGAACCGGGTCCCCGACCCCCTGCGCGTGGTCGTGGCGGCGCTCGGTCCGATCGCCCCGACCACGTTCTGGGACCACCTGCCGGCCCTCGACCCGGCGCTCCGCTTGACGCTCGGCCTCGCCGGCCCGGTGCTCTGGCTCGTCGTCGCCATCGCGGCGATCGGCCCGACCGGTGCCGCACGACCCGACGCGGACTCCGACGAGGTCCACCGCGACCGGGAGCGCGCCCGCGCGCTGCTCGTCGCGGGCGGCGGCGACACGTTCGGGTGGATGACGACCTGGCGCGGCAACGCGTACTGGTTCGCGGCGGACGGCCGGGCCGGTGTCGCGTTCCGGCGCAACGGCGGCGTCGCGGTCACCGTCGGCGGACCGTTCGGGTACCCGGACGCCCGGCCGGCCGCGCTGACCGACTTCGCCCGGTACTGCGACGACAACGGGTGGACGCCGGTGTTCTACGGCGTGGACGTGCAGGTCGCCGGGGCGCTGACCGCCGTCGGCTGGGCGACGCTGCCCGTCGCCGAGGACGCCGACTTCGACCCGCGGACCTGGACGACGAGCGGCAAGCGGAAGCAGGACGTGAGGACCTCGGTGAACAAGGCCGCCCGCGAGGGCGTGACGGCCACGTGGGCGAGCTGGGACGAGCTCCCCGCGACCACCACCCGCCAGATCGAGGCGATCTCGGAGGAGTGGGTCGCGGAGCGCGAGCTCCCGGAGATGGGCTTCACGCTCGGAGGGATCGACGAGATGCGTGACCCCGCCGTCCGCACGCTCGTCGCGCAGGACGCCGAGGGGACTGTCCTCGCCGTCACCAGCTGGCTGCCGTCGTTCCGCGAAGGGCGCGTCGTGGGATGGACCCTCGACGTGATGCGCCGCACCGCAGCAGCCCCGAACGGCGTGATGGAGTTCCTGGTCGCGAGCGCGGCCGAACGGATGCGGGAGGACGGCGCCGAACGGCTCAGCCTCTCCGCCGCGCCGCTCGCCAGCGCCGGCGGCCCTGCCCCCGAGGGCGGACAGAACCTCCTCGAACTCGTCGGCGGTGTCCTGGAACCCGTCTACGGCTTCCGGTCGCTCCTGCGGTTCAAGCAGAAGTTCGGCCCGGACCTGCACCCGCTCGCGCTCGCGTACCCGGACCCGGTGGCACTGCCTGCCATCGGGGTCGCGGTGGTCCGCGCGTACCTGCCCGACCTCTCGCTCCGACAGGCCGTCGCACTCGCGCGCGGCCGCGGCTGA